From Odontesthes bonariensis isolate fOdoBon6 chromosome 21, fOdoBon6.hap1, whole genome shotgun sequence, a single genomic window includes:
- the LOC142371261 gene encoding interferon-induced protein 44-like, translated as MKVKVKLKPIRGFILDWLCSLPILQEPGKDMGGNPSCFHKPWRALPESDQEMIKFLKSYLLLNKNTSHLRILLQGPVGAGKSSFINSVESAILGRIAGRVMTDATSGSSFTKKFKTFQICKDESRKTHCSFVFNDIMGFESAHGGIHVDDVKLILRGHVAEGHEFKADCPLSKGQGDYLSNPSLAEKVHVLVTVIPAAAVSLLTDDVIKKMRDVRLDASNLEIPQFLILTKVDEACPEVEKTITNIYKSKYLKEQVEKICLLLGIPMNSIFLVKNYNSEMETSKDMNVPLMYALRQMINFGEDFLNSQKGI; from the exons atgaaagtaaaagtaaaattgaaGCCTATAAGAGGCTTCATCTTGGACTGGCTCTGCAGTCTTCCTATCCTACAAGAGCCAGGTAAAG ATATGGGGGGAAATCCAT CTTGTTTCCACAAGCCATGGAGGGCTTTGCCAGA GAGCGATCAGGAAATGATTAAGTTTCTGAAATCTTACCTacttttgaataaaaacaccagCCATCTCAGAATCCTACTTCAAGGACCAGTTGGTGCTGGCAAATCCAGTTTCATCAACTCTGTTGAAAGTGCTATACTCGGCAGAATCGCTGGTCGGGTTATGACAGATGCAACTTCTGGATCCAGTTTTACCAAGAAG TTCAAAACTTTTCAAATCTGCAAGGatgaaagcagaaaaacacattgcTCATTTGTTTTCAATGACATCATGGGTTTCGAGTCAGCGCATGGTGGCATCCACGTGGACGATGTCAAACTTATCCTGAGGGGACATGTGGCAGAAGGTCATGAG TTCAAAGCCGACTGCCCTTTGTCAAAGGGTCAGGGTGActatttatcaaatccatctcTGGCTGAAAAAGTCCATGTGCTGGTCACTGTTATCCCTGCTGCAGCTGTATCTTTACTGACTGATGATGTAATAAAGAAGATGAGAGATGTCAGACTGGATGCCAGCAATTTGG AGATTCCGCAATTTCTCATTCTCACCAAAGTTGATGAGGCCTGTCCGGAAGTGGAAAAAACTATAACGAATATCTACAAGAGCAAGTACCTGAAGGAACAG GTGGAAAAAATTTGCCTGCTGCTGGGCATTCCAATGAACTCCATCTTTCTTGTGAAGAACTACAATTCAGAAATGGAAACAAGCAAGGACATGAATGTTCCTCTGATGTATGCACTACGACAGATGATCAACTTTGGAGAAGACTTCCTCAACAGCCAGAAAGGAATATAG